In Poecile atricapillus isolate bPoeAtr1 chromosome 16, bPoeAtr1.hap1, whole genome shotgun sequence, the DNA window ACTGTACACAGCTCCTCTTCAGGGGGTTCCTGTGCCCTCGTGTTGGTGCCTGCACCTGTCCGATGTGcgaagggctgtgctgggagggcagATCAGCTCCAAACAGAAAGTGCTgaggcagcagtgaggcaggACAGATGATCCTTGGGAGGGCAGTTGTGGTTCAGACATACTGGGAACTGGTTTGATAtccccagcagcacaaaccCGGCTGGCCGGGGAGCTGGTGAGCCGAGTATGTGGACAGATGGAATAGATACAGACAGGAAatgggggggaaaggggaaataTTAGTGTTTGTACAGCTCCGAGGAGGCTCTGGTTAGTTCTGGAGTCCTGCAGTCCCATTTATATTTTTAGCTCAGTAACTGGATGGCTTTTGGGGAGTGACTGGAGGAGCTCGAGCCAGGTGTGAGTGTGGGGAGAGGACAAACCTCTGGGCACCAGGCAGCTCATGCGATGTGGCAGCCGCCACCACGCCCTTTCCTGTTCACCCCGGGGCCCCGGGCAGCCGTGCCAGCCACACTGCCtgagtggggagaagggaaaaggaggggtTTCCAAAGTGCTGATAACCCGCAGCATTCCTCGGGAAAGGAGAGGTGGCGAGCAGCTCTGGTGGTGTCTCTCCCCTGAAACAAAAGCTCACAGAAGTTCTGGAAGCTGCTTTGGGCGGGGGTGCCGACTTCTGGCCGAGCCTCAGCCTCGTGCCCTGTTAGAGGCAATATTGACTTAAAGAAAGAGGCATGGAGCATGCTTGGCATGGGTGTTCCGAGTTAAAAATTGTCAGTCTGGGCAAACAGACCTTTGGGGTGATCGGCAGGAAAGCCGAGTGGCTGCGCTGCATTATTACTGCTCCTTTCAGAGCACGGGGTGACCTGGTGCTGCTCTGGGCGCTGAGCACCCGGCTCGGCGGGTTTGGAGAAGCGCTGCAGGTTTTGGAGCTCAGTGCTTCAGATCAAACCCATTTCCTTCCCCTCGGTGAGGTGTTTGTACTGCCTCAGTGAGTCAATAAGCATGTGAGGAATGCATCTCACAGCTGAAGGTGAGCGATtagtgtggctgtgctggaggtgaTGAGATTAATTAGTCCTTCCCAGGTGAATCGGAGCTGCAGAAATAAGATATATGAGATATTTAGTCTGAAATACCACTGTGAGGCATTTTCAGAGGGAAGTGGGATCCTGCATATGACTCTCACCACAGGATATTTATCTTGATCCTTAATTTTGTAGCAGTGCCTCGTCAGGAGAAGAACCAGTACCTGGCAGATGGGAGGCACGTGTTCTAAAAGCTGCTGTTCAGTGGCAGGAGGCACCTGATTCTCTGGGTGAGATCACAGTGCTGTCTGCGGTGGGGCTCTGCTGAGATTGTGAAGGAACAGGGAAGTAATTTCTCTattaaatataagaaaaatcgAAACAGTATAAATGTCCTCATGAGTCCATCCCCACCGAGGCCCTGTCTGGGGAACAGCTCTGCTCTATGTATCACAGAATTGTAGAACgggccaggttggaagggatcacaGTAGCATCATCTACTCCAgcaaggtctccccagagcatgtggcacaggattgtgtccagacggactctggaatatccccagtgagggagactccacagcctctctggtcTCAGTTCCGCTGCTGAGTGACTGCACAGTGAAGaagctcttcctcatctctagGTGGAACTTCCTGTCCGTGTTTCTGCCCGTTGCTCTTGTCTTGTCTCTTGGCACctctgagcagagcctggtccaCGCACAGGAGCCCAGGTGGCCACAACCGGCTGAGGAGTTAAACCCCACGTCCAGCACAGTATCCCCGTGCACCGCACTGGGCAGGGCCGGGGCTCGAACCCGCAACCCTCTGAGCGCAGGGCCCGCGTTGGCCGGACGGGGGCgcggcggccccggcgccgccCGGAAGCGGAAGCGCGGCCGCGGTTCCCGCCGCGGTTGCCGAGCGGCGGCCGCTCCGTCCCGTCCCGCCCGCGGCCATGAGCGCGGCCGGGCTCGTGTCCGCGCCGCCCGCAGccccgccggggccgcccgCCCCCGCCATGGCCCCCGCGCCCGACTACTacgaggaggaggagctggagagcGCCGAGGAGGAGGACGGCGAGCGGAGCGCCCGGGCCCGCGACTCCGATGAGGGTGTGTGCGAAGGGGGCGGGTTGGTGCCCGGGGGCGGGGTGGGACGGGGACATGGAGCGGGGGCTCTcccggggctgtggggtggaGGGGACCGCTCCGCACGGGGTTTGGGGAAGGGTTGGGGGCTTAAAGGGTTCGGAGCGGCGAGAAGAGGCGAAGGAAACGAGGAGCTGTCAGGTTGCAGCGGTTCCCGCTGGAGAGGTGGAGTTGTGGCTTTCCAGGTGAGCGGGAGGCGGTGGGACACGGGAGACCGCTGAGCAGGGGGGTTGAGTGGGACAGCCGAGTGGAAACGGTGGAGAAATCCAGTGTATTGGTTCTATTTCCGTGGTGTGAAGGGGGAAGAACGCAGCTGAGGGAGGAGAAGGTGTGGACAGAAGTGTGGCAGTGCAGGAGGATGTGACAGTACAACGACCAGGGAGCAGGGGAGAAGAGGAGATTCAGTAAAACCCAGAGTAGCCAGGAGTGTAGAGAACACACAATTATTGATGAGGGAAATCTAGAAGGACTCTGGGAGAGTGGCTgttgctggcagcagagccctctATCCCCTCTGTCCTGGTTTTACATGGGATGATGTTAAAGATGCAGAGGGTGACAGGGTCACTGAGGGCTCTCCCAACAGACTATGGAAGTCCTTCATTTAAGTATATTTTTAGCAGTTAAAAAACCTTTTGGTTTATCTTTGGTATGTTAAATTTTATCTTAAGTTTAAACTgtagtttaagaaaaaaatctgagaagGGTTTGATTTAAGACACGTGGGCCCCTCTTCCGCGTGTAGGGAATTAGCTGTGGTTTAGGTTTCTCAGCTGTACCCTGTAAAGTCTGGAGGCACTGAGCCTTCTTTGGACACCTAATGGCTTCTTGGCTACCCATGTGTTACAAATAGAACCCTGAAAAGTCTTAGCAGAAAACTAGCCATCCCACAGTGATTTATTTACAGCTTATACTGTTTATAAAATGCAGCTGTCTTTATGGCAGTGCTGGTATTTGAACATTGAAGCACTAAGTGAAATATAGCTGAGAAGTTCAGATCCCAGCCAGTCACTGCTCTCTTTACTGAGACCTTTGTGGTCAACCCCAGCGGCACCGAGTGGATGGAACACCAGTAACAAGTttggaaatgtctttcagaGTCTTTAGGCTGTTTGTGTCTCACCTGTGTGTGAATATTAATGTAGAGCCCCTTGTTCTTACACGggaagaaattcccaggctctCTGAAGTTGTTCATGTAAAGCTGCACTGCAAAACTCAGAGTTGCAGGAAGatgtttcattttcctcctgAATTCATCTCTCGGGTTGTCTTTGATGCTAAATTGCCTGAGGTTTggggatttcttttttgtttgcctgtttgtttttaaataatttactaCTTAGTTTGAGgtgtttttataaatacttCTTTAAATTTAGCAAGTTGTTTTTTGCCTCATTTAGACACTGAGGATGCCAGTGAAACAGACCTGGCAAAGCATGAGGAGGAGGACTTTGTAGAAATGAAAGAACAGTAAGTAACCCATTCCAAATACAAGTAAGGTGATGTTCTATTTATTTGTGGGTTTAGGGGTGTTTATTGCCTAAAACTTGTCAAAGTTTTGGACCAAGATTGGGAGTTTTAAGTGCTTACCCCAATGGACTAGCTCGTGAGTCCATACACTTGTATTTCTGCTCTCCCCAGTTACTTTCTCTGTTCTATATAAATTTAAGGAACTaagggctgctgctgttttgtgcaaagaaataattttgagtTCTGTGAGCAGCTGCAAATGgatcctgctgcaggcagattcttcaaataaaataaaggctCTGCTTTAGATAAGCTAAGGAAAAGTAAGATGCCTATTGAAATGCCTTAAACATTTGAATTCTAGTCCTGAACTAGAAATGGACTTTTGGGAGACTTGAAATAGTTTCCCCGTGGTGTTTAGGAGCATTTGCAGTGAGTTGTCTACTGGCAGAGATGTGTTTTAATAGAGGTCAAGAAGACTTGGCCAGTCTTAAACCACAGATGTATGGTAAAAGAAAAGCAGGTTTGTAGCAGCACCAGGAATAGACTTTGatgggtttttaaaataatgtggGGAGCTAATACACAGCTAATAAAACTTGACATAGTGGAAGAATGATTCTGCTGTAAAGTTTCTGATGTTTGTAGATCTAAATGtcattttagattttaaaattaaaaaaaaaaaatcctattttatCCCAGATTTTAAACCCATTGTAGGACCAAAGAAGTGCCAAGAGTTTTTAAGGCAGAATAAGAACCTTTAATTGGAATAAAAGTATTTTAGTTTGTAGTTCATTTGTTGAAGTTCTAAAAAGTTTTTGGTTCTGTGTGAACATGTAACTTCAAGAGATGGTGGAATAAACTATGTGTGCTTGGTGTTTAAAGTTTCCTTCTGTGTTTGCAGGATGTATCAGGACAAACTGGCATCTCTGAAGAGGCAGTTACAGCAGTTGCAGGAAGGTAATCTTTGAAGAGTACCTTTGGTTCTTATTTTCAGCACTTTTCGGTGAAGTCAGAGAAGGATGAAGATTTTGAAAGATGGGAGCAGCATCTTCCACTGTGTGCTGGctctcagctgtgctgcagagttAAAAATGTCAGCTGCTTCCCATCTTTCCTCCATCTTAACTCCATTTGTAGTTAAGCCTGTCTGCTAAAACACTTCTTAAAAGGAGTAATCCACTTTTTACAAAAGCAGGGAATGTGCTTTGAGTGGTGTATGAttccttgaggaaaaaaaccacaatggGAATCTACAATTTATTTCCACTAGGTACTCTTCAGGAATATcagaaaaggatgaaaaagtTGGACCAGCAGTACAAAGAAAGGATACGAAATGCAGGTAAGTGGAATTTCTCTCTAAGACACTGCAAATAACTTAATTGTGTGTTTTGTATAACACCCAAAGTAGAAAAGAAGTAATTATGtcctttaaagaaaaggaaCTTGCTGGAGGAAAGGGATCTTTGGGTACATTGTAAGGTTTTTTTCAGAGTCCACCAAACATGACAGGATCTACCTTGATTATGTTGTCCCTTTGATCAGCACTGTTTCCTGACTAATAAACAGTTTTAGTCTTCATTTGTATGAAGCAGAACAAGTAAAAAGATGATTTCATTTATATCTGCCTAAAACACAGTGTCCCActtcagtttttgttttgtggccCTTGCTGAAGCCTTTGGGTGCTCTGTCCCGTTCAGTTTGCAGGAGTGGGAGGTTAGGAGCACATTTTTGCTTTCCCAAAGATCTGTTTGTGAACAATAAATACAGAGGATTTGCTGCTGGAACTGTTGTTCTGCATGGCTGTGGCATGGAATGGGCTGCCTGGACTTTGTGTACTGCTCTGTTTCAAGAAGCAGAAGCCcaagttaatttttaaagtgcCCAGTGCTCTTCCTTCTGGGTGGTTTTTCTGTGTTGCTGCAGAGGAAGGGCCTGGTAATCAGATCCAGCTGCTTGCCTTCCCTCTCTTTCGTTCCCTTTCAAGTAGTTTCTTACCCTGGATATTAAAGCAGGGCTTTTAATAGAAGGTATTATGTGGATGTAGGAAATACATCCAGTCTCCTCCTCCTTTAGCAAAAGAAAGcaattctgtatttctgaaagTGCTTGGGAAGGTAAAGGATTTGCTTGAGGAACTGAAGTGGTttgaaaaacttatttttaacaGGAATCTGTCTTCTGAGATGAATTTCACtaatggtttaggttggaaaagacctccagaAAGACCTTTCACATGCACTAGAGCTGCATTCTGGCAATCCTGGACTGTTTGATAAAGTTAAGCCTGAGTGCAAACTGGCATTGCTGGCTGGCCacgagcagggctgcagcagcagagttcTTCCACAGGAGGGCAGGTGGTGATCACTTGGAATTTTATGATTAAAATCCAACTGCCTTGTACTACAGGAATAAGGGTCTTTTATGTTTGTCCTTGCCATGCTGAGGtttattaaaacaaaagttTAGATTTACCTGCATTTGATTATCCACATAATGCTGCTTTCATGCTTTGCAAATAGCAAGTTTGATTTTTATTGCAGCATTCTTATATTTGGTGTATATCTAttactgttttttaaatttttgttaaataacAGAGTGGTACAGTGTTGCTACTACAGCCTTCTTCAAACTGAACTGAATAGTGTGGAATAGTGGAAGATTTTCAGTGAGGTGACAACCTGTAAAAAAACCTCTAGTAACAGTGTGTTTTTGTGGAACTTTTTCATAGTCACTTTATTTTCAGCATAAAGCTGTGAAGTCAGAGCAGAGGTTGGATAAGTACATGCATTATTTGCTTCACTGCCTGTCTTGGCTGCAGTATTCAATGGCTTAAAATGTTAAGGAGGCAATTTTGTGCAGCTTTGAAGGTAGTAAATTAAGTCTTTTCTTGTGTTtcagagctgttcctgcagttGGAAGTAAGTACTCTTAATTTATCAAAAATATGCATTAATTAGTTGGAAGAGGCATAAACCTTGTTTCATCAGCCAGTATTTGGGCTTGTTTTCCCAGAAGGcttaaaagaaattttcttccTCTAGCTGGCTTATTACACTTGAGGTGTAGTAGAGCTTACTCTGGTTACCTCAAGTAACTTCTGCACTTTGTTATTAAAATAGAATTAACTGTTTGCTATTGGTCTCTTGTATCTGTCTGTGCACTGGGCTGGTCAAAAAAGGGTGTTTAAGGTGATAAGTGCTGTTTATAAGTCAGCAGAGCTCTCTGCTAAGGACTTGATTTGTTATGCAACATTATAATGTctttttacaaataatttttttgccaATATAATAGCACTAAGTCATATTTAGATGTTTTTCTGTAGATTGTGAATATTGATAATCTTTAGAACTTGGACCAGTGGTGAACTGAAAAGCTGATCAATAAAGCATTTGAAAAGCTGTTGTGATATCATTAACTGGAGTCATTAATTAACCTTCTTGTTCCTTGGGTTTGCATTAGACAGATCAGGTGGAGAAAAATTatgtgaaggaaaagaaagcagcagcaaaggagTTTGAAGATAAGAAAATTGAGCTTAAGGAAAATCTGATAGCAGAGTTGgaagagaagaagaagatgatTGAGAATGAAAAGCTAACCATGGAATTAACAGGAGGTAAAGAAGATAAGCACCTGTCATTTGTGTTATCCACTGTGCTCCTGCTTAGGGAAGGAGCTGTAAaggtggcagtgctggtttACACAGACAGCTGGTGGGAAATGCCAACAGGGCAGAGCACAAACTGATGGCCTTTTAATGGAAAAAGCAGCTTAAAATTCAGTGAATTGTAAACAGGTGAATCAAGCAGTGCcagtggagcagcagagaggattATGGGCTTGCTTATATGCAGGGGAAGAGGCTGCTTTGGTTCCTTGATCTAGCAGTGAAACCACTGAGAAATGTCACAATATTGACCTAACCAGCAATGCCAGGATGTAAAGCTGtgtccttttctttctgcaggagTGGCTGGTCAAGTAGTTGAAGAAAGCCAAACAATAAAAGGTTTTCTGGCttaaagccagaaaaaaaatatatttgtggGTTATGCTTGTGCCCAGGCTCTAGGAAATTTATATTAAATGGACAGATTTTTTGGACAGTTGGTACCCCTGGTGCCTTGCAGTGCTCTGTGGTAATGGACACAGGGGAGCTAAGTCAGGGCTTAATTATTCCTGCAGAATTCTGTTGCTGTGGTACTGAACCAAAAGTCTGATTTGATGCTctttctgagagcagctccctCACTTCATGGACTGATAGTGTGGTTTTGTTGCTGAGGCTGTCCATAAGTTACACCCTTCATATATTTTTTGCATAGCATCTGCAGGTTTTATATAAactaataatttaattaatactCAGAAGTGAGAAATAAGCCCTGGGTTTGGTGTTCTTAGTACAACTCCTAGGCCTGATGTGGACTGGGAAGCATCTTGAATTAAGCAACATGCCTTCATGAATTAAGGAATGGGTTGTGAGAGTTTCAGTGGAGTTGTTCAGTAAAGGTTACCTCTATGCATTTGGACAAACTAAGTTCAGATAATTACTTGGTGATGAGACTGGTGTTTCAGTTTTTAACAGACTTTATTCTTTTTCCCCAGTGCATATGCTGCAGTTTACTTCCTGTcaactgctgctctgtgtgttaTTAATTAGGCTCATTTCATTAATCATTTTTAGATAATCTGAATTTAAATACTGTTTGTTTGAAATCACTCCAGCAGACTTGTATCAGTCTTCAATGCAGAAATTTCCTCTAATCTTTTGACAAAGCTGTTTTTCTGCCTTGAAGATGAGAGAGCAATTGATTTGTAGCTGATGTTTTACATGCTATTAATGATCCCAGTTGGGTTGGGAAAGAACTCCATGAGCTTGGCCTTTTAAATCTGCTCCCAAGCAGATAGCATGAGCATGAAAGGAATTTGCCTTGAATCCTTGTAGCATCATTGTGCAGCTTATCTGTACCTGGAGCAGCTGTAACCATGGCATTGCAGCACTGGCACTGAACAGTGACCTGATGGGAGAGAGAACTTGGATTCACTGTCAGCACTTCCATGCTGGAAGctagcacacacacacacacacacacacaaaaaaaaaaaaaatccaatttgcTGTATGAAAGAGGAAAGATTATTTTCCTTGTGCCTTGTgtagaaagctgctgctgcttgctccTTTCTCTCTGGTCTTATCAGCTCTCCAACTTCATTATTCTACAGATTCAATGGAAGTGAAGCCTATTATGACAAGGAAGCTGAGACGGCGACCAAATGATCCAGTTCCTATCCCAGACAAGAGGAGGAAACCTGCCCCTGATATCCTTTCATGGAGTCACTGTTGGGTTTGCAGCCCCTGTGCTACCCACACCTTTGTTGTTTTATacagcaaggaaaaggaaattaaatgccAGCATCAGATTTTAACCTGGGAAATGCTGAAGCACAATTGTCATGTATAATGTGTGCTAAAGCAATACAGCAGTTACACAATGCATATATAGAAACCAGTGTTTGGAGTTCCCTTGGTGTCCTAACTTAATCCTTACATGggataagtttttttttttggtcagtgAGAATAGTTTGAATTCTACAGGCaatttatttcacaaaataaaaactttaaaagaacattatatatatatatacacaccaaGATAATTGATTCCATAGATAGTAAATGGCTTTTTACATGAGCCAGAGCTTTTCTCATTTCAAGACGTGACAAAGCATTTACCAGAAAGATCATATTTGTCATATCAAAATAGTTTTTCCATTTCCGATAAAAGCTTCTGATCTCTAATCCAGAGATGCATAGCAAAAGCAAGGATGGTAGATTTGTTCTTTGAATAAGAAAAGATGAAGATTCATCTTATTTTCATGTCTcacaagagacagaaaaacttgtCTGTGTAATCCTTAGGATCTGCCTTGCTGCATGTCTAGGAATTAAAATGTTCCTTGGCTTCTGGAAATATGTTTTTGGCTCCTTTGTGATGATAGGCACTTTTTCTATTTGTGTATTAAAttcacctggagaggaaggCAAGGATATTTGATTTGCAAGGGCTTCTTATTAGATTCTAAACTTGTATGTCTTTAGATTTAAAAAACGTACCTGAGTGATTCTCATTTTCTGAAGGCAATATCAAACCTTGAACTTTTGGAGTTCATGCAGGATGGTCATGAGCATCTCCAGTTTCAATTAACCTCTTTCTGATTGGAGATTCTGTCCactctttcaggaaaaaaaaaaagtcatttattAGTGCCCCTATCTCAtccaaaataaattagtttCATAGTGAACATGACCTGCTAATTGAGCATGATACAGCAACCACACCATGAAAACCTCTGCCTTTGCTCGCTGGGAGAGGATTAAAGTCCATCAGAACCAAAATCCTTGAAATGCAGCCCAGCAATTGTTAACTTTAGTTTAATACTTTGAATACTTTTGGCTAAACACTTGTTATGCAGAAACAAAGTACAGCAGAGCTCTAATAAGACTGTAATGCactaatttctgttttcaaaggatttggggttgttttcaGGTGCATTGTAGGCTCTTAATTATCCCCAGCCACGCAGGTTTTATTTAACTAGGTGTAGGTGGGATTTAGCTTCATGGTAAAAAACCTGAAGTGAGTCTGTTGGTTCAGCTCACAGATTCTTCTCCACACAAATAGAAgatgaaaaacactgaaaatgctgctgcttgaTGCTTCCATGAAGTAATTTTCAGTGCACTAAAGGTTTTTCATTGATGGTCGTGTCTGAATAAGTTAAAATGATTTTGCACTCTGCTGCTAAGATGCTGGGGACGGACTTGTATTAATTCCTCTGACCACAAAAAAACTCAAGTAAGACATTTATTGAAATCCTGGAAACCTTTTGGCTTACATTTACTCAAGTGAAATGTTATTGACCTTTAATTGTTAGCCTTGCTTGTCAAGAGCTTATGGAAACCTTAATTCCAGATACCTCAGCTAAATTATTTGTTGACTGATGAGCAAATAATGGAGGACCTAAGAACGCTGAATAAGGTAGGGATTGTTGCTTGActgtatttcttcattttaaagaGAAGGTAAATGCTTTCTCCTGAGGAGAACAGAGCTCTCTTTCATGTTAATTTTTGAGATGTGGGACTGTTTCATCCCTGTAGGCTTTCTGAAGTAGCACAATAAAAGATTTAGCAAGATGGTATCTCCTCTTTTTTATTGAGGTTTAATTAACCTCATTTGAATGACTGTCATCTAAAAATGTTACCTTTTGTGTGAACCAAGGGATGAGCTATGTTAAGGAGTTTCTTCCTCATGGCTGAACAGATGTCAGTGTGTTTTTTGGGAGATCACAGGCTGCCTTTGGTTTAGGCCTTAGTGTGGGGTaggatttttttataattttttttttttttctccctgctgttACAAGGTTTCAGCAAGCTGGATGGTGGGGGGGAAAGGCAGTGTACATGTTTATAGTTTTTTAGTTTTGATTAGCATACTGTTTTCTTGCTGAACACTTGAAGGCTTATCTAACTTCTTAGAATATAAGCTGCTCATTAAGGCATCTTAAGGATGGTAGTGGAACACTGGTTTTGTGCCAGCTGTTGAGGTTTCTCTAATGATTTATCTCCTGTATTTTGTGTACCCTGAGAAATGTTGTATCACATCAAAAAATAGCATGTGAGATGGGTTTGACTCATTGGAATGGGTCATCTGAGTGCTCTCAAGTTCAGTTTTTTGGCCTTTTGGATCATTATACTGATCCACACCTTTGGCTGTTTAGAGCACACTGCTCTGGTTATGTGTTATGCCACTTAACAGAgcatttaaaatagaaatattcagAGTGTGGAGAGTAAGATACCTGAAGGTATCACTGCAGCTTCTGTGGCTCCTGTCAGATCTCTAACACTGCTTTGCTCTTTTCCCATGTAGCTTAAATCACCCAAGAGACCAGGTGAGTTACAGATGCGTGCTGTTCTGAACAGAGGATGGTACTGTGGATGCTTGGCTGTACAATTTGGCTGTGGAATTGCTGTTCTTTGTGTGGTGTTGATGTTTGTCAGGGATGGGAAGGGGGGCATGAGCATCTTTGTAATTCTGAAACACTTGGGCATGGGACAATCCAACTGGGCAATGaggtttttcattttatttatgtgtCTGCTTGCCAGCTCCACAGAGGGATTGACCACTTATTGACCAGTTTTATGCCTCCAGCTCTCTGGATGTGCCTATGCACTTCCTTTCAAGACAGAGTGGGACTAACTTGCCTCAGTAATTTTAACCATATTTAACTAATTAACTGTGGATTATaactaaaacaaaatcaagGACATATTGTCCATCACTTACCCATGAATGTTTTTTCAGATAAATGCTGTAtttcagtgaatattttaattcaagGCAGAGGTCGAGTTACTCATCACAATATATATTTTCCTGATGGATATTTGAGCTTGCAGCTTTCTCTGCTTGTTATTTCTGACCTTATGAGCTGCATTTTTGCAGTCAGATGTGCTGCTGTGAGATGGGCACGTGCTGGTCTTTAACCAGAGTgtctctcctgtccccagcctccccctcctctcccgaGCACCTCCCAGCTACACCAGCAGAGTCTCCGGCACAGCGATTTGAAGCTCGGATAGAAGATGGCAAACTCTACTATGACAAGAGATGGTGAGGCCTGGGGAATTTCTGTTTCCATCAGTCTGTGTGTTGGGTAGTGAggaggcagaggctgcagagagaaATGGCTTTGATCAAAGAATTGGTGGACAAAAGGCTTTTGGGCAGAGGTTTGCTGCTCCCTCCACAAGCTTATCATGGATCCAGTGTAGCAGGGGTGATGATGGAATGTTCACAGCCTGTAGGCTTTCAGAGATAACTGGTGGCTCCAATAAAGGG includes these proteins:
- the SUDS3 gene encoding sin3 histone deacetylase corepressor complex component SDS3 isoform X1; this translates as MSAAGLVSAPPAAPPGPPAPAMAPAPDYYEEEELESAEEEDGERSARARDSDEDTEDASETDLAKHEEEDFVEMKEQMYQDKLASLKRQLQQLQEGTLQEYQKRMKKLDQQYKERIRNAELFLQLETDQVEKNYVKEKKAAAKEFEDKKIELKENLIAELEEKKKMIENEKLTMELTGDSMEVKPIMTRKLRRRPNDPVPIPDKRRKPAPAQLNYLLTDEQIMEDLRTLNKLKSPKRPASPSSPEHLPATPAESPAQRFEARIEDGKLYYDKRWYHKSQAIYLESKENTKISCVISSVGANEIWVRKTSDSTKMRIYLGQLQRGVFVIRRRSAT
- the SUDS3 gene encoding sin3 histone deacetylase corepressor complex component SDS3 isoform X2, which translates into the protein MKEQMYQDKLASLKRQLQQLQEGTLQEYQKRMKKLDQQYKERIRNAELFLQLETDQVEKNYVKEKKAAAKEFEDKKIELKENLIAELEEKKKMIENEKLTMELTGDSMEVKPIMTRKLRRRPNDPVPIPDKRRKPAPAQLNYLLTDEQIMEDLRTLNKLKSPKRPASPSSPEHLPATPAESPAQRFEARIEDGKLYYDKRWYHKSQAIYLESKENTKISCVISSVGANEIWVRKTSDSTKMRIYLGQLQRGVFVIRRRSAT